In Caproiciproducens sp. NJN-50, the following are encoded in one genomic region:
- a CDS encoding DegV family protein — MNGASSINPSRQVKITADSTCDLSDAVLKKYDIDLIPLYVTLGEKSYRDKTEISPEDLYAYVRQTGRLPKTSAVTVKDYLDRFTPYKLAGRSVIHFTISSSMSACYQNAVNAANELGNVRVIDSANLSTAIGQLAVRAAELAASGLDADRIVHAVTDLIPKVETSFVIDTLTYLHKGGRCSAVAALGANLLSLKPCIEVRDGGMVVGKKYRGSLEKCLAAYVSDRLRGRSDIDYRRLFVTHSSLPPRLADTVIRQIGKLAPFEEIIETDANSTVCTHCGPGTLGIIFLRK; from the coding sequence ATGAACGGAGCAAGCAGCATCAATCCATCCCGTCAGGTAAAAATCACGGCGGACAGCACCTGTGATCTTTCCGACGCCGTTTTAAAAAAATACGACATCGACCTCATTCCCCTGTATGTTACGCTCGGGGAAAAATCCTACCGCGACAAAACCGAGATTTCTCCCGAGGATTTGTACGCGTATGTCAGGCAGACCGGAAGGCTCCCGAAAACCTCGGCCGTCACGGTCAAGGACTACCTGGACCGGTTCACTCCGTACAAGCTGGCGGGCAGAAGCGTGATCCACTTCACCATCAGCAGCTCCATGTCCGCCTGCTACCAGAACGCCGTCAACGCGGCGAACGAGCTGGGAAACGTGCGCGTGATCGACAGCGCGAACCTTTCCACGGCAATCGGGCAGCTTGCCGTCCGCGCGGCGGAGCTCGCCGCGTCCGGGCTGGACGCGGACCGCATCGTTCACGCCGTGACGGACCTGATCCCCAAAGTGGAGACCAGCTTCGTGATCGACACGCTGACCTACCTGCACAAGGGCGGCCGCTGCTCCGCCGTCGCCGCGCTCGGCGCCAACCTGCTCTCGCTCAAGCCCTGCATCGAGGTGCGGGACGGCGGGATGGTCGTCGGCAAAAAATACCGCGGCAGCCTGGAAAAATGCCTTGCCGCCTATGTGTCGGACCGCCTCCGCGGCCGGTCCGACATCGACTACCGGCGGCTGTTCGTCACGCACTCTTCCCTGCCGCCGCGCCTTGCGGACACCGTCATCCGGCAGATCGGCAAGCTGGCCCCGTTTGAGGAAATTATTGAAACGGACGCGAACAGCACGGTCTGCACCCACTGCGGGCCCGGCACGCTCGGAATCATTTTCCTGAGAAAATAG
- a CDS encoding helix-turn-helix domain-containing protein has product MRLRIRDMREDHDLTQRQVAEYLMCDQSLYSKYERGEREIPLNVVIQLAQYYKTSVDYLVGLTDSRKPYR; this is encoded by the coding sequence ATGAGATTAAGAATACGCGATATGCGGGAGGACCATGACCTGACCCAGAGGCAGGTGGCGGAGTATCTGATGTGCGATCAGTCCTTATACTCCAAATATGAGCGCGGGGAGAGGGAAATTCCGCTGAACGTTGTGATTCAGCTTGCGCAATATTATAAAACCAGTGTCGATTATCTCGTCGGCCTGACCGACAGCAGAAAACCGTACCGGTAA
- a CDS encoding transcription repressor NadR: MNPLERRENILELLKSGDKPVSAGTLAERLKVSRQVIVGDIALLRAANQPITATPRGYLLESADTRPGELVRTIACRHDRDGIARELYAVVDNGCGVLDVIVEHAVYGQISGRLQVFSRFDADDFLRRLEKGRALPLCDLTGGVHLHTISCPNEEAYRRVLEKLKQEAILFERE, encoded by the coding sequence GTGAATCCATTGGAACGCAGAGAGAATATTCTGGAGCTGCTGAAAAGCGGCGACAAGCCCGTCAGCGCGGGAACTCTGGCGGAAAGACTGAAAGTGAGCCGGCAGGTGATCGTCGGGGATATCGCGCTCCTGCGCGCGGCAAACCAGCCGATCACCGCGACGCCGCGGGGCTATCTTCTGGAAAGCGCGGATACCAGGCCGGGGGAACTGGTCAGGACCATCGCCTGCCGGCATGACCGGGACGGGATCGCCCGCGAGCTGTACGCCGTGGTGGACAACGGCTGCGGAGTGCTGGACGTGATCGTGGAGCACGCCGTCTACGGCCAGATATCCGGGCGGCTGCAGGTCTTTTCCAGGTTTGACGCGGACGATTTCCTCCGCCGGCTGGAAAAGGGGCGGGCGCTGCCGCTGTGCGACCTCACGGGCGGCGTGCACCTTCACACCATCTCCTGCCCGAATGAGGAGGCGTACCGGCGCGTGCTGGAAAAGCTGAAGCAGGAAGCGATCCTGTTTGAGCGCGAGTAA
- a CDS encoding histidine kinase N-terminal 7TM domain-containing diguanylate cyclase produces MILVDVVSLYFFFMVVAAVYSSAHITSLNDSDYARTAVLLCFAVCFYIVGYAMELNSDSIRQILFWNRVEYIGIPFVSALWLTVGLMYTGYYTRHKKIWLAAIYIVPLVTLVLRFTNDHHHLYFASLSFVTESGALRMIKEPGPWNYVQAVHSMMMILVTLGLFLYDSFQTEENAKGKISLITGASFFAATGLVLSFFKPLGMYLDYMALCLPATCVMVILAIQKYDFLETKSIARSRVFESGRDAILLMNRQNKIIDYNTSAKNLFQKLDISLTDKQIPALFRRHPKLMEGLLDPETRIVRIRFNGEKRYYEISTKNIDGRGGTQGRIKTVRDVTETYKLNEDLKRQAMTDELSGLGNRRAFLQIGQKRMLESEEKGGAVHLLMMDLDYFKNVNDQFGHPMGDRVIQGFGEILKGAFPRGNLIARVGGEEFAALLSGLGDDEVRSDAETVRKSMEKYDFCYRQKKFHITVSIGIARKDFLGQTLDKLMRMADQALYQSKERGRNCVTVYEGPVNLSNKE; encoded by the coding sequence ATGATTCTTGTCGACGTCGTCAGCTTGTATTTTTTTTTCATGGTTGTAGCGGCGGTCTATTCCAGTGCCCATATCACATCTTTGAATGACTCGGATTATGCGCGTACGGCCGTACTCTTATGTTTTGCGGTTTGTTTCTATATTGTCGGATATGCGATGGAACTGAACTCTGACAGCATTCGTCAGATCCTGTTCTGGAACCGGGTGGAATATATCGGAATCCCGTTCGTTTCCGCGCTGTGGCTCACGGTCGGACTGATGTATACCGGATATTATACCCGCCATAAAAAAATATGGCTTGCGGCGATCTACATCGTTCCGCTTGTCACGCTGGTGCTGAGGTTCACCAACGATCACCACCATCTTTATTTTGCCTCCCTCAGTTTTGTCACCGAATCGGGCGCGCTGCGCATGATAAAGGAGCCCGGACCCTGGAACTATGTCCAGGCGGTTCACTCCATGATGATGATTCTGGTTACGCTGGGTCTGTTTCTGTACGACTCTTTTCAAACGGAGGAAAATGCGAAAGGGAAAATCAGCCTGATCACGGGTGCTTCTTTCTTCGCGGCTACCGGTTTGGTCCTTTCGTTTTTTAAACCATTGGGAATGTACCTCGATTATATGGCGCTGTGCCTCCCCGCCACCTGCGTCATGGTGATTCTGGCGATCCAGAAGTATGATTTCCTTGAAACCAAATCCATCGCAAGAAGCAGGGTGTTCGAATCCGGCAGAGACGCGATTCTGCTGATGAACCGGCAAAACAAAATCATCGATTACAACACAAGCGCAAAAAATTTATTTCAAAAATTGGATATCAGCCTTACGGACAAACAGATTCCCGCGCTGTTCCGGCGGCATCCGAAGCTCATGGAAGGTCTTTTGGACCCGGAAACCCGCATCGTCAGGATCAGATTCAACGGGGAAAAGCGATATTACGAAATCAGCACAAAGAATATTGACGGCCGCGGTGGAACGCAGGGGAGGATTAAAACCGTCCGCGATGTTACGGAGACCTACAAATTGAATGAAGACCTAAAGCGGCAGGCCATGACAGATGAACTCAGCGGGCTTGGCAACCGGCGGGCTTTTCTCCAGATCGGACAGAAGCGAATGCTGGAATCGGAGGAAAAGGGCGGCGCGGTCCACCTCCTGATGATGGATCTGGACTATTTCAAGAATGTGAATGACCAATTCGGCCATCCGATGGGAGACAGGGTCATTCAGGGCTTCGGCGAGATTCTGAAAGGGGCCTTTCCCCGCGGGAATCTGATCGCGCGGGTCGGGGGAGAGGAGTTCGCGGCCCTGCTGTCGGGCCTTGGCGACGACGAGGTTCGGAGCGATGCGGAAACGGTGCGGAAGAGCATGGAGAAGTACGATTTTTGTTATCGTCAGAAAAAATTCCATATCACGGTCAGTATCGGCATCGCTAGAAAGGATTTTCTTGGGCAGACTCTGGACAAGCTGATGCGCATGGCGGATCAGGCGCTTTACCAGTCAAAGGAACGCGGGCGCAACTGCGTCACTGTTTATGAGGGACCTGTGAACCTAAGCAATAAGGAATGA
- the ptsP gene encoding phosphoenolpyruvate--protein phosphotransferase, whose translation MTEKTVRGIGVSEGIRIGKVRLLSHNKGTDPNPFLDETQIEPEIERLRKAVEQAALELDGIIRRSADSIGKDKIGVLKGQKGILADPAFAPGIIKLIREKRYSPEKATGEITERFAAVFEAMKNAYMRERAADVRDAGNRLLAVLSGGDRPDLSDIQNPIILISRDLSPSDTVQLNKNVILAFATEKGGATSHTSIFARSLGIPAVVGIAGLTDMVDDGDEVIVDGERGTCILFPNETTVAAYKAKMEAEIEEKKILEKYKDQSAVTKDGYRLIVGANIGSGLDADLSIRQGSESVGLFRTEALYFNRDKLPSEEDQFLEYKKVVQAYSNKEVMIRTLDAGGDKPVKSIPIPRESNPFLGYRAIRLCLARKDLFSVQLRAVLRASAYGKLKIMFPMISGLEELRAAKDCLENAKAQLKAEQIAFDESIKTGIMIEVPSAAIMADVLAKEADFFSIGTNDLIQYTLAADRGNEKVSYLYDYCNPAVLLLIKRVSDAAHANGIPVGICGNMGAETAAVSLHIGLGIDEISMPAGMIPKIKYLIHRQSKEACSALVQSALSCRSAQEVHCLLNEFNRQNGIC comes from the coding sequence ATGACGGAAAAGACTGTACGGGGCATCGGTGTTTCCGAAGGGATTCGGATCGGGAAAGTCCGGCTCCTTTCTCATAATAAGGGAACCGATCCAAATCCATTCCTCGATGAGACACAGATCGAGCCGGAGATCGAACGTCTGCGTAAAGCGGTTGAGCAGGCCGCTTTGGAACTGGACGGAATTATCCGCCGCTCCGCCGATTCCATTGGCAAGGACAAAATCGGCGTGCTGAAAGGGCAAAAAGGAATTCTTGCGGATCCCGCGTTTGCCCCCGGAATCATAAAGCTGATCCGTGAGAAGCGGTACTCTCCCGAAAAAGCGACTGGTGAAATCACAGAACGTTTTGCGGCTGTCTTTGAAGCTATGAAAAACGCCTATATGCGGGAACGCGCCGCTGATGTAAGAGATGCCGGCAACCGGCTTCTGGCGGTTTTATCCGGCGGAGACAGGCCGGATTTATCGGATATTCAGAATCCGATCATTTTGATTTCAAGAGATCTGTCTCCCTCCGATACCGTTCAGCTGAATAAAAATGTGATTTTGGCGTTTGCGACGGAAAAGGGCGGGGCGACGTCTCATACTTCTATTTTTGCGCGGTCGCTCGGGATTCCCGCCGTGGTGGGAATAGCGGGCTTAACGGACATGGTCGATGACGGGGACGAAGTGATCGTCGACGGAGAGCGGGGAACCTGTATTCTGTTTCCGAATGAAACTACCGTCGCAGCCTACAAGGCGAAGATGGAAGCCGAAATTGAAGAAAAAAAGATTTTAGAAAAATATAAGGACCAAAGCGCCGTAACAAAGGACGGCTATCGGCTGATAGTGGGCGCAAACATCGGGTCGGGGCTGGATGCGGACCTTTCCATCCGGCAGGGCAGTGAATCCGTGGGGCTTTTCCGGACAGAGGCTTTGTACTTTAACCGGGATAAACTTCCAAGCGAAGAAGACCAATTCCTGGAATATAAAAAAGTTGTCCAGGCCTATTCCAACAAAGAGGTTATGATCCGCACCCTTGACGCAGGAGGCGACAAACCGGTAAAATCCATCCCGATTCCCCGCGAGAGCAATCCGTTTCTGGGGTATCGGGCAATCCGGCTCTGCCTTGCCCGGAAAGACCTTTTTTCAGTACAGCTCAGAGCTGTTTTGAGAGCCAGCGCCTATGGAAAGCTGAAAATTATGTTTCCTATGATTTCGGGGCTGGAAGAGCTTCGGGCCGCGAAGGACTGCCTTGAGAATGCGAAGGCGCAGTTGAAAGCCGAACAGATCGCTTTTGATGAATCGATAAAGACCGGCATCATGATTGAAGTGCCATCCGCAGCGATTATGGCCGATGTGCTGGCTAAAGAAGCCGATTTCTTCAGCATTGGAACGAACGATCTGATTCAATACACGCTTGCCGCCGACAGAGGCAACGAAAAGGTGTCTTATTTATACGATTATTGTAATCCTGCCGTTCTGTTGCTGATAAAGCGTGTCAGCGACGCGGCCCATGCAAACGGAATCCCCGTTGGAATCTGCGGAAATATGGGTGCGGAAACTGCCGCCGTTTCACTTCATATCGGCTTGGGCATCGACGAGATCAGCATGCCGGCGGGAATGATTCCAAAAATAAAGTATTTGATTCATAGGCAAAGTAAGGAAGCATGCAGCGCTCTGGTTCAAAGTGCCCTGAGTTGCAGATCGGCTCAGGAGGTCCACTGTCTGCTCAACGAGTTCAACCGTCAGAATGGCATCTGTTAA
- a CDS encoding HPr family phosphocarrier protein — translation MLTKNFVMNCAEGFHLRPAQVLMEKATPFQSRIMLGKPGQEEADAKSILGLMSLGIEQGEIVEVVVEGRDETEAMAVVEKLFETNFGE, via the coding sequence ATGCTTACTAAGAACTTTGTTATGAACTGTGCGGAAGGGTTCCATTTGAGGCCCGCACAGGTGTTAATGGAAAAGGCAACCCCGTTTCAATCGCGTATTATGCTGGGAAAGCCGGGACAGGAAGAAGCGGACGCCAAGAGCATCTTGGGATTGATGAGTTTAGGCATTGAACAGGGTGAAATTGTTGAAGTCGTCGTAGAAGGGCGCGATGAAACGGAAGCCATGGCGGTGGTGGAAAAACTGTTTGAAACAAATTTCGGCGAGTGA
- a CDS encoding PTS sugar transporter subunit IIA, with protein sequence MNIADIMDKNIIFLDLAAADRDAAVEAMIDGMFRGGYILDREKYLSAVRERESKGTTGIGFGVAIPHGKSDGVRKPCVAFAKLKKPVDWNSFDGKKVSNVFLIGVPEKNAGNDHLKILIALSKKLMHEDFRERLEQAVTADDILSLIESVEA encoded by the coding sequence ATGAATATCGCCGATATCATGGACAAAAATATCATTTTTTTAGATCTTGCCGCGGCTGATCGCGATGCGGCAGTGGAAGCGATGATCGACGGGATGTTCCGTGGAGGTTATATCTTAGACAGGGAAAAATATCTTTCCGCCGTTCGCGAACGCGAAAGCAAAGGAACCACCGGGATCGGATTCGGCGTTGCTATTCCGCACGGAAAATCGGATGGCGTAAGAAAGCCCTGCGTTGCCTTCGCAAAGCTGAAAAAGCCGGTGGACTGGAATTCTTTCGATGGCAAGAAAGTCAGCAATGTGTTTTTGATCGGAGTTCCGGAAAAAAATGCGGGCAATGATCATTTGAAAATCTTAATTGCCCTCTCTAAAAAACTCATGCATGAAGATTTCAGGGAAAGATTGGAGCAGGCTGTGACCGCGGACGATATCCTTTCTTTGATTGAATCGGTCGAGGCGTAA
- a CDS encoding PTS fructose transporter subunit IIC: protein MKKLLGVTACPTGIAHTYMAAESLQKTAKEKGVPIKVETRGAVGVENELTPAEIAEAHAIIVAADMDADEGRFKGKPVVRVGAGAAIKDPNALIERALAMDAKSVETGSETANYVENVQKIKAERSAQRTGPYKHLMSGVSFMIPIVVAGGLLIACSFMFGIYAFKQTGTLAWGLKTIGDSAMGLMVTVLSGYIAFSIADRPGLAPGLIGGALSSTLGAGFLGGIFAGFIAGYISKLLRDKLRLPKSLESLKPILIIPFISTLVVGLLMVFVIGTPFTMLMNALVAWLKDMGTANAILLGVIMGAMMATDMGGPINKAAYTVGTALIASSVYAPMAAVMAAGMTPPLGLAIATFISKRKFNNEEREAGKAALVLGLSFITEGAIPFAAADPLRVIPSCMIGSAIAGGLSEAFGCLLRAPHGGLFVMLIPNAVSNVFLYLLAIAIGAVVTALLVLVLKKDKVTG, encoded by the coding sequence ATGAAAAAGCTTTTGGGGGTAACAGCTTGTCCAACCGGAATAGCGCATACATATATGGCGGCTGAGTCGCTTCAAAAGACGGCGAAGGAAAAGGGTGTTCCAATCAAGGTTGAGACGCGGGGAGCTGTCGGAGTGGAAAACGAGCTGACCCCGGCGGAAATTGCCGAGGCACATGCAATTATCGTGGCCGCCGACATGGATGCCGACGAGGGAAGGTTCAAAGGAAAGCCCGTTGTAAGAGTGGGAGCGGGCGCGGCAATCAAAGATCCAAATGCCCTGATCGAAAGGGCTCTTGCCATGGATGCGAAATCCGTAGAAACGGGATCGGAGACTGCAAACTATGTAGAAAATGTACAGAAAATCAAGGCGGAAAGGTCCGCCCAAAGGACAGGTCCATACAAGCACTTGATGTCCGGCGTTTCCTTCATGATTCCGATTGTCGTTGCTGGCGGCCTGCTGATCGCATGTTCTTTCATGTTCGGGATTTATGCGTTTAAGCAAACCGGAACGCTGGCATGGGGGCTGAAAACGATCGGCGATTCGGCAATGGGGCTGATGGTGACGGTTCTTTCCGGCTATATTGCGTTCTCCATCGCGGACCGTCCCGGCCTGGCCCCCGGATTAATCGGCGGCGCTCTTTCCTCGACTCTGGGCGCGGGTTTTTTAGGCGGCATTTTTGCGGGATTTATCGCAGGTTATATTTCAAAACTCCTGAGAGACAAACTGCGTCTTCCCAAAAGCCTTGAAAGCCTCAAACCGATCCTGATCATTCCCTTTATTTCAACGCTGGTGGTTGGCTTGCTGATGGTCTTTGTCATCGGGACTCCGTTCACTATGCTGATGAACGCACTGGTTGCATGGCTGAAGGACATGGGTACGGCCAACGCAATTCTGCTGGGTGTGATCATGGGGGCCATGATGGCTACCGATATGGGAGGCCCGATCAACAAAGCGGCTTATACTGTCGGGACCGCTTTGATTGCAAGCAGCGTCTATGCTCCGATGGCAGCCGTTATGGCTGCCGGCATGACCCCTCCTTTGGGTCTCGCAATCGCCACTTTTATTTCCAAAAGAAAGTTTAACAACGAAGAGAGAGAAGCCGGAAAGGCAGCCCTGGTTCTGGGCCTTTCATTTATTACGGAAGGTGCTATTCCGTTTGCGGCAGCGGACCCCCTCCGTGTCATTCCTTCCTGCATGATCGGGTCGGCAATCGCCGGCGGGCTTTCGGAAGCTTTCGGATGCCTGCTCCGTGCGCCCCACGGCGGATTGTTCGTTATGCTGATTCCGAACGCTGTGAGCAATGTCTTCCTGTATCTGCTGGCCATCGCGATCGGCGCGGTTGTAACTGCATTGCTTGTTTTGGTATTGAAGAAAGATAAAGTAACCGGGTGA
- the pfkB gene encoding 1-phosphofructokinase produces MKQNILTVAMNPSIDKTITIEKLNPFGLNRVLDSRADPGGKGINVAKALKNFGVNVTVTGLIAGDQGKLLLNALKKDAISADFLEISGETRTNLKIFDSSVKKTTEINETGFFVSEKVLSCFQQKFAAFLENTGIVVLSGSLPPGVPADFYSGCISAAKAAGVKTLLDADGLALKEGIEAIPYAVKPNLHELEMLQGRKFNFKEEVAEAAANLIRTGIEIVIVSMGADGAVVANREETFKVDSWNICVKSATGSGDSMVAALAYSILNRSSLYDIAKITTAAGSITASKEGTQICTRDEVLQSLEKVTVTSI; encoded by the coding sequence ATGAAGCAAAACATTTTGACGGTTGCTATGAATCCTTCCATTGATAAAACGATTACCATTGAAAAACTGAATCCCTTCGGACTGAATCGGGTCCTTGATTCCCGTGCGGATCCCGGGGGAAAAGGCATAAATGTTGCGAAGGCGCTGAAAAATTTCGGCGTCAACGTTACGGTGACAGGGCTGATTGCCGGAGACCAGGGAAAGCTCTTGCTCAACGCGTTGAAAAAAGACGCAATTTCCGCCGATTTTCTTGAAATTTCAGGAGAAACACGCACCAACCTGAAAATTTTCGATTCCAGTGTAAAAAAGACGACGGAAATCAACGAAACGGGCTTTTTCGTGTCGGAGAAAGTGCTGTCCTGTTTCCAACAGAAATTTGCCGCGTTTTTAGAGAATACAGGAATTGTTGTTCTGAGCGGGAGCCTCCCGCCCGGCGTACCGGCTGATTTTTATTCCGGCTGTATTTCAGCTGCAAAAGCAGCGGGAGTGAAAACCCTGCTGGATGCGGACGGGTTGGCTTTAAAGGAGGGAATCGAAGCAATTCCCTACGCTGTGAAGCCGAACCTTCATGAACTTGAAATGCTTCAGGGCCGTAAATTCAATTTCAAGGAAGAAGTCGCCGAGGCAGCGGCAAATTTGATTCGGACAGGAATTGAAATTGTGATAGTTTCCATGGGGGCCGACGGCGCCGTCGTCGCGAACCGGGAAGAAACCTTTAAGGTGGATTCCTGGAACATCTGCGTGAAAAGCGCCACCGGTTCCGGGGATTCCATGGTCGCGGCCCTCGCATACTCGATTCTGAATCGCAGTTCACTGTACGACATTGCAAAAATAACTACAGCTGCCGGAAGCATCACTGCCTCCAAAGAAGGGACGCAGATTTGTACCCGGGATGAAGTCCTTCAGTCTCTTGAAAAAGTAACTGTTACTTCAATTTAG
- a CDS encoding DeoR/GlpR family DNA-binding transcription regulator, translating to MFEEERLQKIAGYVQNKSRASVQELCVLFQVSDSTIRRDLTELENRNLLKRTHGGAVYLQSVGFEPTYSEKEDQFRNEKALIAQRAAELIKDGDSLMIDSGTTTLYLASELSRFKDLTVVTNSILLLQKLSSIKDINIMSTGGILRTNTMALAGPLAEESLNRIRVDKAFIATNGIDMNVGLTTPNVVEASIKQKMMSVADQVYILADHTKIGHISFAKFGSVSEIDACITGNAISENQKIEFEKNNVRLYLVDVNGSGGKSAN from the coding sequence ATGTTCGAAGAAGAAAGGCTGCAAAAAATTGCTGGTTATGTGCAAAATAAGTCCAGAGCTTCCGTGCAGGAGCTCTGTGTTTTGTTTCAGGTATCGGATTCAACAATCCGCCGTGACCTGACCGAATTGGAAAACCGGAATCTGCTGAAGCGGACGCATGGCGGTGCGGTTTATCTGCAATCCGTGGGATTTGAACCGACTTACAGCGAAAAAGAAGACCAATTTCGAAATGAAAAAGCCCTGATCGCGCAAAGGGCGGCGGAACTTATCAAAGACGGAGATTCCCTGATGATAGATTCCGGAACCACCACCCTGTATCTGGCTTCTGAGCTCTCCCGCTTCAAGGATCTGACAGTTGTGACAAATTCCATCCTATTGCTTCAAAAACTTTCATCCATCAAGGATATCAACATTATGTCGACCGGTGGGATTCTCAGGACGAATACCATGGCTTTGGCGGGACCGCTGGCGGAAGAGTCACTGAACCGGATCCGGGTGGATAAGGCGTTTATCGCAACGAACGGGATCGACATGAATGTGGGTCTGACCACACCTAACGTGGTAGAGGCATCCATTAAGCAAAAAATGATGAGCGTCGCCGATCAGGTCTATATTCTGGCAGACCATACGAAGATCGGGCATATTTCTTTTGCAAAGTTCGGAAGTGTCTCGGAGATCGATGCCTGTATTACGGGAAATGCCATCTCGGAAAATCAGAAAATCGAATTTGAAAAGAATAATGTCAGATTATATCTTGTGGACGTCAACGGATCAGGGGGTAAATCTGCCAATTGA
- a CDS encoding DNA alkylation repair protein translates to MHDVKTGVQSRLFALQDLKYKNFQCKLMPTVAPERVIGVRTPELRKLAKELFKEPETAEFLKMLPHQYYDENNLHGFLVEQIGDYSAAVAAIDDFLPYVDNWATCDLMNPRVFKKHRRELLREIRRWMASDRTYTIRFGIGMLMTHFLDENFAPEHPAWAASIRSEEYYVNMMIAWYFATALAKQWDAAIPYIRQNRLEKWVHNKAIQKAVESYRITDEQKACLRTLRVK, encoded by the coding sequence ATGCATGATGTGAAAACGGGCGTCCAGTCCCGGCTGTTTGCCCTGCAAGACCTGAAATACAAGAATTTTCAATGCAAGCTGATGCCCACGGTGGCACCGGAGCGGGTAATTGGTGTGCGCACGCCGGAACTGCGGAAACTGGCGAAGGAATTGTTCAAAGAGCCGGAAACGGCGGAGTTTTTAAAAATGCTTCCCCATCAATATTATGATGAAAACAACCTCCACGGCTTTCTGGTGGAGCAGATCGGGGACTACAGTGCAGCGGTGGCGGCAATCGACGACTTTCTGCCCTACGTTGACAACTGGGCCACCTGCGATTTGATGAACCCCAGGGTGTTCAAAAAACACCGGCGGGAGCTTTTGCGGGAGATCCGGAGATGGATGGCTTCCGACCGTACTTACACCATCCGCTTTGGCATCGGGATGCTGATGACGCACTTTTTGGACGAGAATTTTGCACCTGAGCATCCCGCCTGGGCAGCGAGCATCCGTTCAGAGGAATACTATGTCAATATGATGATCGCCTGGTACTTTGCCACGGCGCTGGCCAAGCAGTGGGATGCGGCGATTCCTTATATCCGGCAGAATCGGCTGGAAAAATGGGTTCATAACAAGGCAATTCAAAAGGCCGTTGAGAGCTACCGCATTACAGACGAGCAGAAAGCCTGTCTTCGCACCCTGCGGGTGAAGTGA
- a CDS encoding peptide deformylase, giving the protein MIREICRDETFLVQKAEPATADDLGAAADLLATLIAHKDGCVGMAANMIGVNKRIIALDNEGKYMVLFNPEIVRKSDPYGTEEGCLSLTGIRNVKRFRSIKVQYQNEKFQTRLKTFTGFAAQIIQHEVDHCEGILI; this is encoded by the coding sequence ATGATTCGGGAAATTTGCAGGGACGAGACGTTCCTCGTGCAAAAGGCCGAGCCGGCCACGGCGGACGATCTCGGTGCGGCGGCGGATTTGCTGGCAACACTGATTGCCCACAAGGACGGCTGCGTGGGTATGGCGGCCAACATGATCGGCGTGAATAAACGGATCATCGCCCTTGATAACGAGGGAAAATACATGGTGCTGTTCAACCCGGAGATCGTGAGGAAGTCTGATCCATACGGGACGGAAGAGGGCTGCCTGTCCCTTACCGGCATCCGGAACGTTAAACGCTTCAGGTCCATTAAGGTACAATACCAGAACGAGAAGTTTCAGACCCGCCTAAAAACCTTCACCGGCTTCGCGGCGCAGATCATCCAGCACGAAGTGGACCACTGTGAAGGGATTCTGATCTAG